In the genome of Fuerstiella sp., one region contains:
- a CDS encoding DUF983 domain-containing protein, with protein sequence MTFEHRSESTVFDLSLGRALSLAVRIRCPYCGKGPLFAGLLHMHAICCECGTRLEREPGYFLGSAYINYGITAGFSSLTYVVLHIGLGCSNRVVIPGLMAFCLIFPLLFFRYARSLWLSLDCFFDPVGAQQVRLSSQRKESRDELPNIGP encoded by the coding sequence ATGACTTTTGAGCATCGTTCTGAATCCACTGTATTCGACTTGTCATTGGGCCGGGCGTTGTCTTTAGCGGTCAGGATTCGTTGCCCGTACTGCGGCAAGGGGCCGCTGTTTGCAGGACTGCTTCACATGCATGCGATCTGCTGTGAGTGCGGGACACGACTGGAGCGGGAACCGGGATATTTTCTGGGTTCTGCTTATATCAACTATGGAATCACCGCCGGATTTTCCTCTTTGACTTATGTGGTGCTGCATATTGGCCTGGGCTGTTCAAATCGAGTGGTGATACCGGGATTGATGGCATTTTGCCTGATTTTTCCCTTACTTTTTTTTCGCTACGCTCGTTCACTGTGGTTGTCGCTTGATTGTTTTTTTGATCCGGTGGGGGCTCAACAGGTCAGGTTGAGTTCGCAGCGGAAGGAAAGCCGTGACGAACTCCCAAATATCGGTCCCTGA
- a CDS encoding Nif3-like dinuclear metal center hexameric protein, with amino-acid sequence MPVVSEVCRFLDQMAPKELAEDWDNTGLLVGRADVDVSRILTCLTLTSDVAKEALKQGAQLIVSHHPVLFRGARAISDQTSEGRLLLELIQGAVAVYSAHTRFDSAQYGVNQQLAEGFGLRSVVPIRRSECLPEIGSGRVGRLSGPCLLKDFLDVVREVCQAKYLEYCGEEDAVVEHVAVACGAAAEFLDDAIAVGCDTFVTGEARFHSALAARAAGVNLIVTGHYSSERPAMEWLADKLQASFTGVDVRASINEQDPFRLSH; translated from the coding sequence ATGCCCGTTGTTTCTGAAGTTTGTCGATTTCTGGATCAAATGGCTCCGAAGGAGCTGGCTGAAGACTGGGATAACACCGGTCTGCTGGTCGGTCGGGCTGACGTCGACGTCAGCCGAATCCTGACCTGCCTCACACTGACGTCCGATGTTGCCAAAGAAGCTTTGAAACAGGGAGCCCAGTTGATTGTTTCGCACCACCCGGTGCTGTTTCGGGGTGCCAGGGCCATCTCCGACCAGACCAGTGAGGGCCGTTTGCTGCTGGAGCTGATTCAGGGGGCTGTGGCCGTTTACAGTGCTCATACCCGGTTCGACAGTGCGCAGTATGGCGTCAATCAGCAGTTGGCAGAAGGTTTTGGACTGCGGAGTGTTGTGCCGATCCGCCGCTCAGAATGCCTGCCGGAGATTGGCAGCGGGCGAGTCGGGCGGTTGTCCGGTCCCTGTCTGCTCAAGGATTTTCTTGATGTGGTTCGTGAGGTCTGTCAGGCGAAATACCTTGAATACTGCGGAGAAGAGGACGCAGTGGTGGAGCACGTTGCCGTAGCGTGCGGGGCTGCGGCCGAGTTTCTGGATGACGCGATAGCAGTGGGGTGTGATACCTTTGTGACCGGAGAAGCTCGTTTTCATTCTGCGTTGGCGGCGCGAGCGGCGGGCGTGAATCTGATAGTGACGGGGCACTATTCCAGTGAACGGCCGGCAATGGAATGGCTGGCTGACAAACTGCAGGCCTCATTTACCGGAGTGGATGTGCGAGCCAGCATCAATGAACAGGATCCGTTTCGTCTGAGCCATTGA
- a CDS encoding sugar phosphate isomerase/epimerase: MSLRLAVATADFGTPLRRSIPRAGKAQVSGIRLNARHEILAENFSSSGLRQLWQYVRENRMEVAGLSCPVRHSLADPEYLEERISLIRSVMDLALPLKTSHVFVPCGLIPDPSAMQPAAEPDNSSVHPVEKLFSPATDSSTTPKTVTADDEFSTLCQVAGDLAGYGNHIGCTLTLQLPNYDVPLIERLTAAVTTGPLQIVFDPAVAVFTGVSVVDTYRKLYKNVGDIRARDGRRNSDVTGTETALGDGIVDWEEFLPTLVEADYAGWVCVERTYGGHREPDVLNGVSRVKSLLPHPAEG; this comes from the coding sequence ATGTCACTTCGACTTGCCGTGGCAACGGCCGATTTCGGAACACCACTTCGCCGGTCAATTCCTCGCGCAGGAAAGGCCCAGGTCTCCGGCATTCGATTAAACGCGCGTCATGAAATCCTCGCAGAGAACTTCTCCTCGTCAGGATTAAGACAGCTCTGGCAATACGTGCGGGAAAACCGAATGGAAGTCGCAGGACTCAGCTGTCCGGTTCGACACAGTCTGGCGGATCCGGAATACCTGGAAGAGCGAATTTCACTGATTCGCTCCGTAATGGATCTGGCCCTCCCCCTGAAGACGTCCCACGTGTTCGTGCCATGCGGTCTCATTCCCGATCCGTCGGCAATGCAGCCGGCTGCAGAACCGGACAATTCCAGTGTCCACCCTGTGGAAAAACTGTTCTCACCGGCAACAGATTCGTCGACAACGCCAAAGACAGTCACAGCTGACGATGAATTCAGTACGCTGTGTCAGGTGGCCGGTGACCTGGCAGGCTATGGAAATCATATCGGCTGCACCTTAACACTGCAGCTGCCAAACTACGACGTACCACTGATTGAACGACTGACGGCAGCCGTGACAACCGGTCCCCTGCAGATTGTTTTTGACCCGGCAGTGGCCGTTTTTACAGGCGTGTCGGTAGTCGATACCTATCGCAAACTTTACAAAAACGTGGGCGACATCCGGGCTCGGGACGGACGTCGGAATTCAGACGTCACCGGAACAGAAACGGCTTTGGGAGATGGGATTGTCGATTGGGAAGAGTTTCTGCCGACACTCGTTGAGGCGGATTATGCCGGCTGGGTTTGTGTGGAACGAACGTACGGTGGTCATCGTGAGCCGGACGTCCTCAATGGAGTGTCCCGGGTCAAATCGTTGCTTCCCCATCCTGCGGAAGGATAG
- a CDS encoding formylglycine-generating enzyme family protein: MKNPVAAVLIFATSAAALCAVLLFPRNDHVNLNPPVKTAEITAQVDSDSTGRLPYSPPNPEARISQQEQDAETRSLLDGIPKQIQSSLIIEEPQLSTADREHLAGMVWVPGGTFVMGSRHGPPDEAPRHALVLDGFWMDALEVTNARFRKFVDATGYVTLPERKPELRSVKKGSNLDQLAILEEMNQPGSICSLPIASRNEIDARGAYSWWQYVPGASWKHPEGPESGITDRMDHPVVHVSWLDVQEYCRWAERTLPTEAQWEYAARGGHHGRIYPWGNVRQPNGKWLQNIWQGEFPVEDTGKDGHTGTAPVGSYESNDYGLYDMSGNVWEWCSDYYRPDSYLTSTVHNPSGPDNSWDPLEPDLIKRVQRGGSFMCSEQYCVGYRVASRMKGEEDTGVFHTGFRTVVTPDMIGISAD, translated from the coding sequence TTGAAAAATCCCGTCGCTGCTGTTTTGATTTTTGCAACCTCGGCCGCAGCACTGTGTGCCGTGCTGCTGTTCCCGCGCAATGATCACGTGAATCTGAATCCGCCGGTAAAGACCGCAGAGATAACAGCGCAGGTTGATTCTGACTCAACCGGTCGTTTGCCTTACAGTCCGCCGAATCCCGAAGCACGTATCAGTCAGCAGGAACAGGATGCCGAAACACGTTCGCTGCTCGATGGGATTCCTAAGCAGATTCAGTCGTCACTGATCATTGAGGAACCTCAGCTTTCCACCGCAGACAGGGAACACCTTGCCGGCATGGTTTGGGTTCCTGGCGGTACTTTCGTGATGGGAAGTCGTCACGGACCTCCGGATGAAGCCCCGCGCCATGCACTGGTCCTCGATGGATTCTGGATGGACGCACTGGAAGTCACAAATGCCCGGTTCCGGAAATTTGTCGATGCGACCGGATATGTCACTTTGCCGGAAAGAAAGCCGGAACTCAGGAGTGTGAAAAAAGGCTCAAACCTGGATCAGCTGGCCATCCTGGAAGAAATGAATCAGCCTGGTTCGATTTGCAGCCTCCCGATCGCCAGTCGCAACGAAATTGACGCTCGAGGAGCATACAGCTGGTGGCAGTACGTTCCGGGCGCCAGCTGGAAACACCCGGAAGGTCCGGAATCCGGTATCACGGACCGCATGGATCATCCGGTCGTCCATGTCAGCTGGCTGGATGTCCAGGAGTACTGCCGATGGGCCGAACGAACATTGCCGACAGAAGCCCAGTGGGAATACGCCGCACGAGGTGGCCATCATGGCCGCATCTATCCCTGGGGAAACGTCCGTCAGCCAAACGGTAAATGGCTGCAGAACATCTGGCAGGGAGAATTCCCGGTAGAAGACACGGGTAAAGACGGACACACAGGAACGGCTCCGGTTGGATCCTACGAGTCTAATGATTACGGACTGTATGATATGTCGGGAAACGTGTGGGAATGGTGTTCGGACTATTACCGCCCTGATTCCTATCTCACAAGTACCGTTCATAATCCATCGGGTCCCGACAACAGCTGGGATCCTCTGGAACCCGACCTGATCAAACGCGTGCAGCGCGGAGGGTCCTTTATGTGCAGCGAGCAGTACTGCGTCGGATACCGGGTCGCATCCCGAATGAAGGGCGAAGAAGATACGGGAGTCTTTCATACCGGTTTTCGAACAGTCGTAACACCGGACATGATCGGCATCAGTGCCGATTAG
- the hflX gene encoding GTPase HflX translates to MGDPKREELKVANQKAVLTGVFSPGNCWSKHDALNELRGLASTAGVEVVGEIVQFRDTPHPAHCLGTGKLEELRLLVAATDAELVVVDNNLTPSQGRTLEQEINKPIVDRSEVILDIFATHARTHEAMLQVELAQLMYFRTRLKRMWTHLERITGGIGAGRGPGEKQLETDRRLIDRRISELKRRLAGVEQRRERTVSGRREHPTVSLVGYTNAGKSTLMRRLTGADVLVQDKLFATLDTRTRRWAVPGYGEALLSDTVGFVRNLPHHLVASFRSTLEEARHADLLLHIVDAGHPEAEQQIQTCYEVLEEIGVDCTNVLLILNKVDQVTDQSLIAVLRRHYEDTVTISAATGVGIDRLNHVVAERLSGGYVTAEIETGTGNGRLFAWLKQHAEELKRTYTDSTARRVIITCRLPRRFTTSIDDPDTTVVVVSDEAVDNLTGSGGA, encoded by the coding sequence TTGGGCGATCCCAAACGCGAAGAACTCAAAGTTGCCAACCAAAAGGCGGTCCTGACCGGCGTGTTCAGTCCGGGCAACTGTTGGTCAAAACACGATGCACTGAATGAGCTCAGAGGACTCGCCTCCACCGCCGGGGTGGAGGTCGTAGGGGAAATTGTTCAGTTTCGGGACACGCCCCACCCGGCTCACTGCCTTGGTACAGGTAAACTTGAAGAACTCAGGCTTCTGGTTGCTGCGACCGATGCGGAACTGGTTGTTGTGGACAACAACCTGACACCGTCCCAGGGACGTACGCTCGAACAGGAAATCAACAAACCGATCGTTGATCGCAGTGAAGTGATTCTGGACATCTTTGCCACACACGCCCGGACTCACGAAGCCATGCTGCAGGTCGAATTGGCGCAGTTGATGTACTTTCGTACTCGTCTGAAACGCATGTGGACTCATCTTGAACGAATTACCGGTGGTATCGGTGCAGGGCGTGGCCCCGGAGAAAAGCAGCTGGAAACAGACCGCCGTCTGATTGACCGACGTATCTCAGAACTGAAGCGACGACTGGCAGGTGTTGAGCAGCGGCGCGAACGCACTGTGTCCGGTCGCCGTGAACACCCCACTGTTTCACTTGTCGGCTATACCAATGCCGGGAAGAGCACGCTGATGAGGCGACTGACAGGGGCTGATGTGCTTGTACAGGATAAATTGTTTGCAACTCTGGATACGCGCACACGCCGCTGGGCTGTTCCCGGATACGGTGAGGCCCTGCTCAGCGACACCGTGGGATTTGTCCGCAATCTGCCGCACCATTTGGTTGCTTCATTTCGATCGACGCTTGAGGAAGCCCGTCACGCTGACCTGCTGCTGCATATCGTCGATGCCGGCCACCCCGAAGCTGAGCAGCAGATTCAAACCTGTTACGAGGTCCTCGAGGAAATCGGTGTTGACTGTACCAATGTGCTGCTGATCCTGAATAAAGTGGACCAGGTAACTGATCAGTCATTGATTGCGGTACTGCGTCGGCACTACGAAGACACTGTGACGATCAGTGCTGCCACCGGGGTTGGAATTGACCGGCTGAATCATGTCGTGGCTGAACGGTTGTCGGGGGGGTATGTCACGGCAGAGATTGAAACGGGTACGGGAAACGGCCGGCTGTTTGCCTGGCTGAAACAGCACGCCGAAGAGCTTAAACGTACGTACACCGATTCGACTGCCCGGCGTGTCATCATCACCTGCCGTCTTCCCCGCCGGTTTACCACGTCCATCGATGACCCCGATACAACGGTTGTGGTGGTTTCTGACGAAGCGGTTGACAATCTGACCGGCAGCGGGGGAGCGTAA
- the queC gene encoding 7-cyano-7-deazaguanine synthase QueC, protein MLESRELHPFIAEKLAPAGRVVSRTTNWSQMPTPNKAVVLVSGGLDSATVLAIARKTGCELHALSLDYGQRHRFELESAARVCQAESVASHVVFPLDARIFRGSALTSDIPVPHQRSDAEISTGIPVTYVPARNTIFLAVALGLAESIVAADIYIGVNAVDYSGYPDCRPEFISAFETTANLGTKVGVEGTQITVHTPLVSLTKSQIIQRGLQLGVDYGLTHSCYDPNANGVSCGVCDSCRLRLKGFREAGVTDPIQYQRKNDQ, encoded by the coding sequence ATGTTGGAGTCACGCGAACTTCATCCTTTCATCGCCGAAAAACTGGCCCCTGCCGGGCGGGTCGTTTCACGAACGACGAATTGGTCTCAGATGCCGACTCCCAATAAAGCTGTGGTTCTGGTAAGCGGTGGCCTTGATTCTGCCACCGTGCTGGCGATAGCTCGGAAAACCGGTTGCGAACTGCATGCCCTTTCACTGGACTACGGTCAGCGGCACCGCTTCGAGCTGGAATCAGCCGCCCGTGTGTGTCAGGCCGAATCTGTGGCCAGCCATGTGGTGTTTCCGCTTGATGCCCGGATTTTTCGCGGGTCAGCACTCACCAGCGATATTCCGGTACCGCATCAGCGCTCGGATGCGGAAATCAGTACCGGGATTCCCGTAACGTATGTTCCGGCTCGCAACACGATCTTCCTGGCTGTGGCGCTTGGACTGGCAGAATCCATCGTCGCCGCCGACATTTATATCGGAGTGAACGCCGTCGACTACAGTGGCTATCCCGACTGTCGACCCGAATTCATTTCAGCGTTTGAGACGACAGCAAACCTGGGTACAAAGGTGGGAGTGGAAGGAACGCAAATTACAGTACACACACCTCTTGTGTCCCTGACGAAGTCACAGATCATTCAGCGTGGTCTGCAGCTGGGTGTCGACTACGGTCTGACCCACAGCTGCTACGATCCGAATGCAAACGGTGTCAGCTGCGGTGTGTGTGATTCGTGTCGCTTACGCCTGAAGGGTTTCCGCGAAGCCGGTGTCACCGACCCAATCCAATACCAGCGCAAGAACGACCAGTGA
- a CDS encoding 7-carboxy-7-deazaguanine synthase QueE, translating into MFIAETYESFQGEGPWAGTRSLFIRTSGCNLRCWYCDTPYTSWHPEGNQRTLDELTATIQKCSAEHVVITGGEPMLAAQLTELTVICQKLNRTVTIETAATVDRSVECDLMAISPKRPNSAPQDPHWRKHHEQTRHQPSVIRSLLDQYNCVLKFVINHETDVTDVHDYLTEFPEVAAGQVWLMPQARTQEELKTQSGWVQAAAVANGFQFSPRLHVEQFGDRRGV; encoded by the coding sequence ATGTTCATTGCCGAGACATACGAATCGTTTCAGGGCGAGGGGCCGTGGGCCGGGACCCGATCTTTGTTTATCCGAACATCCGGCTGCAATCTGCGCTGCTGGTACTGCGACACCCCGTACACGTCCTGGCATCCCGAAGGCAACCAGCGCACACTTGATGAGCTGACCGCAACTATTCAGAAATGTTCGGCCGAACACGTGGTCATCACCGGCGGGGAACCCATGCTGGCAGCCCAGTTGACGGAACTCACGGTGATCTGTCAGAAGCTGAACCGAACCGTCACCATTGAAACTGCGGCGACGGTCGATCGGTCCGTGGAATGTGATCTGATGGCCATCAGTCCCAAGCGGCCAAATTCGGCTCCCCAGGACCCACACTGGAGAAAACACCATGAACAGACGCGACATCAGCCGTCTGTCATCCGCTCACTGCTGGATCAATACAACTGTGTTCTCAAGTTTGTGATTAACCACGAGACTGATGTGACGGATGTCCACGACTATCTGACAGAGTTCCCGGAAGTTGCAGCCGGTCAGGTGTGGCTGATGCCGCAGGCACGCACTCAGGAGGAACTGAAGACGCAGTCCGGCTGGGTTCAGGCCGCAGCCGTCGCAAACGGTTTTCAGTTTTCGCCACGCCTGCATGTGGAACAGTTTGGAGACAGACGCGGTGTTTAG
- a CDS encoding DnaJ domain-containing protein, giving the protein MSSRDYYEILGVPRTSSADEIRKAYKKLARKYHPDANAENPDSQQKFAEITEAHEVLGDSDKRQKYDQFGHNWNRVPEGATGGSPFGGFGGGHPGGGSGFSLDDILGGVFGGAGGSPFGGRPQARKGEDLRTSVRVAFLVGVEGGEHELTVRTGDKAERLTFRIPSGMESGKSIRLAGQGHPGQLGGPRGDVLVTVEVAPHPYFRRDGFNLILDVPVSVTEAALGAKIDVPTLTEGTVILSVPPGTSSGGRLRLRGKGVMNRTTGKRGDQFVVIKVTVPKELNDEARDLLQRLDEVAPENPRDGLWP; this is encoded by the coding sequence GTGTCATCGCGCGATTACTACGAAATTCTTGGGGTTCCCCGAACATCGTCCGCCGACGAAATCCGCAAAGCCTACAAAAAGCTTGCCCGGAAATATCATCCTGATGCAAACGCGGAAAATCCTGATTCACAGCAAAAGTTCGCTGAAATCACCGAAGCTCACGAAGTTTTAGGAGACTCTGACAAACGTCAAAAATACGACCAGTTCGGACATAACTGGAATCGTGTCCCGGAAGGAGCAACCGGAGGCAGCCCGTTTGGTGGATTTGGTGGTGGCCACCCCGGAGGTGGGAGCGGATTTTCGCTTGACGATATTCTCGGTGGAGTTTTTGGGGGGGCAGGTGGCAGCCCGTTTGGCGGACGCCCGCAGGCACGAAAAGGTGAAGACCTGCGAACCAGTGTGCGTGTAGCGTTTCTGGTTGGAGTGGAAGGCGGCGAGCACGAACTGACGGTTCGCACCGGGGACAAGGCGGAACGTCTGACTTTCCGAATTCCTTCAGGCATGGAAAGCGGAAAGTCGATTCGTCTGGCCGGCCAGGGTCATCCGGGTCAGTTGGGCGGCCCTCGCGGAGATGTGCTTGTCACCGTTGAAGTGGCACCGCACCCCTACTTTCGTCGCGACGGATTCAACCTGATTCTGGATGTACCCGTCTCTGTGACCGAAGCCGCACTGGGTGCAAAAATTGATGTTCCAACCCTGACCGAAGGAACTGTGATTCTGTCTGTACCGCCAGGCACGTCGAGCGGCGGCAGGTTACGGCTGCGCGGCAAAGGGGTCATGAATCGTACCACAGGAAAACGTGGTGACCAGTTCGTGGTGATCAAAGTGACCGTTCCCAAAGAGCTGAATGATGAAGCCAGGGATTTACTGCAGCGTCTGGACGAAGTCGCCCCCGAAAATCCTCGGGATGGATTATGGCCCTGA
- the yidD gene encoding membrane protein insertion efficiency factor YidD yields MQSRLPILSFWINLVLLVFRLPGTMVILLIRCYQKLLSPLLGRTCRFHPSCSEYFVLAVRKQGLLIGCWKGICRISRCHPWHPGGYDPP; encoded by the coding sequence ATGCAGAGCAGGCTTCCGATTCTCAGCTTCTGGATCAACCTGGTTCTGCTCGTATTCAGATTACCCGGCACAATGGTGATTCTGCTGATTCGCTGTTATCAGAAGCTGCTGAGTCCTCTGCTGGGCCGCACGTGTCGATTTCACCCTTCGTGCAGTGAATATTTTGTGCTGGCTGTCCGCAAACAGGGACTGCTGATCGGTTGCTGGAAGGGGATTTGTCGAATCAGTCGCTGTCATCCGTGGCACCCTGGCGGCTATGACCCACCCTAA
- a CDS encoding bifunctional riboflavin kinase/FAD synthetase: MNYAEFDIPGNALQGVVTVGNFDGVHRGHQQMLQTLRRTAAKHSAPAVVVTFDPHPLSLLRPDSPLPRLTTIERRSALLKEYGADEVVVLPVTNALLQMTPEEFFDQVLVERFAAAGVVEGPNFRFGRDRAGDIHSLAKLCQRAGIVFHEISPVQNEGRLVSSSRIRTLLSQGRAGDAVAMTGHAHRISGVVSCGAGRGKQLGFPTANLDGIPTMLPASGVYAGTVCVGDQRYSAALSIGPNPTFADNNLKVECHLLDFNDDLYDDGLEIDLLSEIRPLRSFDSVDQLIAQIAADVEQCRMLVDRLSKPVYKICSSSEWQQAVAKGEFSGSEADLADGFIHFSTADQLRETAARHFSGQSNLLLVEVDPIRLGSALKWELSRGGRLFPHLYDCLPVDAAVGTQPLPWISGTHRFPREVD, translated from the coding sequence ATGAACTACGCGGAATTTGATATTCCCGGCAACGCACTCCAGGGCGTGGTCACGGTTGGCAATTTTGATGGTGTCCACCGCGGCCACCAGCAGATGCTGCAGACCCTGCGCAGGACGGCCGCAAAGCATTCTGCTCCGGCAGTTGTTGTCACGTTCGATCCGCACCCGCTGAGTCTGCTGAGGCCGGACTCCCCGCTTCCCCGCCTGACAACAATCGAACGCAGGTCAGCTCTGCTGAAAGAATACGGGGCTGACGAAGTGGTCGTTCTGCCCGTAACCAATGCTCTTCTTCAAATGACGCCGGAGGAGTTTTTTGACCAGGTGCTGGTGGAGCGTTTTGCAGCGGCAGGAGTGGTTGAAGGTCCAAATTTTCGTTTCGGCCGCGATCGCGCCGGCGATATTCACAGCCTGGCGAAACTCTGCCAACGTGCCGGAATTGTATTTCATGAGATTTCGCCGGTGCAGAATGAAGGGCGTCTGGTTTCGTCAAGCCGCATTCGCACATTGCTGAGCCAGGGACGCGCCGGTGATGCGGTGGCGATGACGGGGCATGCTCACCGAATTTCAGGCGTTGTTTCCTGCGGAGCAGGGCGAGGAAAACAGCTGGGATTTCCGACGGCTAATCTGGACGGTATCCCCACCATGCTCCCGGCCAGCGGAGTTTATGCAGGAACAGTCTGTGTCGGGGACCAGCGATATTCCGCAGCACTCAGTATTGGTCCCAATCCCACATTTGCAGACAACAACCTGAAAGTTGAATGCCATCTGCTGGATTTCAACGACGACCTTTACGACGACGGTCTGGAGATTGATCTTCTGAGCGAAATTCGACCACTCCGTTCTTTTGATTCGGTTGATCAACTTATCGCACAAATTGCTGCAGACGTTGAGCAATGCCGGATGCTGGTGGATCGACTTTCGAAGCCCGTTTACAAAATCTGTTCCAGCAGCGAATGGCAGCAGGCTGTGGCTAAAGGAGAGTTCAGTGGTTCGGAGGCGGACCTGGCCGACGGATTTATCCACTTCTCTACGGCAGACCAGCTTAGAGAAACGGCTGCCAGACATTTTTCCGGTCAGTCAAATCTGCTGCTGGTGGAAGTTGACCCCATTCGTCTTGGATCGGCGCTGAAATGGGAGTTGTCCCGGGGAGGCCGGCTGTTTCCTCATCTGTATGACTGCCTGCCCGTCGACGCGGCTGTTGGCACACAACCACTGCCGTGGATCAGCGGGACTCACAGGTTTCCCCGGGAAGTCGACTGA
- the rplS gene encoding 50S ribosomal protein L19 — MRNKLLDIAEQSSLRDEPLNFAIGDTLDVHTRILEGSKERVQIFSGVVIARRGQGTGETFTVRRIVAGEGVERTFPVNTPKIAKIEIKRHGRVRRAKLFYLRERTGKATRLRERKAKSWEVDPNAKK, encoded by the coding sequence ATGCGAAATAAACTGCTGGACATTGCTGAACAGTCGAGTCTGCGCGACGAACCTCTTAATTTTGCAATTGGTGACACACTGGATGTCCACACACGAATTTTGGAAGGCAGTAAAGAACGCGTCCAGATCTTCAGTGGTGTTGTGATTGCCAGGCGAGGCCAAGGCACAGGTGAAACATTTACCGTTCGACGAATTGTTGCCGGTGAAGGTGTTGAGCGAACCTTTCCGGTTAACACGCCGAAGATTGCCAAAATCGAAATCAAACGACACGGTCGTGTGCGCCGCGCCAAACTGTTTTACCTGCGTGAACGAACCGGTAAGGCGACTCGCCTGCGTGAACGCAAAGCCAAATCGTGGGAAGTGGATCCCAATGCCAAAAAGTAG
- the trmD gene encoding tRNA (guanosine(37)-N1)-methyltransferase TrmD has translation MRFDVLTLFPEIFPGYLGQSILKLAIERGLVQVRTHDFRAFASGRHAQVDDKTYGGGPGMLLMCEPIFDCVESVQASAEKPGRLIMMSPQGRTLDQSLVEELATEQRLVILCGRYEGFDERIREGLQPTEISAGDFICNGGEVPAMLLIDTVIRLIPDVLGDETSSRYDTFSNAGLLEYPQYTRPREFRGMAVPEVLLSGDHQAIAAWRHEQSVKRTAERRADLLDKSQATKKTVQPGSS, from the coding sequence ATGCGTTTCGACGTGCTGACGCTGTTTCCTGAAATTTTCCCGGGCTATCTCGGGCAGAGTATTCTGAAGCTGGCAATTGAACGTGGACTGGTACAGGTCCGAACTCATGATTTTCGAGCGTTTGCGTCCGGTCGGCATGCTCAGGTGGATGACAAAACGTATGGTGGAGGTCCGGGAATGCTGCTGATGTGTGAGCCGATTTTCGACTGTGTCGAATCGGTGCAGGCGTCAGCCGAAAAACCTGGACGGTTGATTATGATGAGTCCGCAGGGGCGTACTCTTGACCAGTCGCTGGTTGAAGAACTGGCCACCGAGCAGCGACTGGTCATCCTTTGCGGTCGCTATGAAGGGTTTGACGAACGAATCCGGGAAGGGTTGCAGCCCACGGAAATTTCGGCTGGTGATTTCATCTGTAACGGTGGTGAAGTTCCGGCCATGTTGCTGATTGATACCGTCATCCGTCTGATTCCGGACGTATTGGGCGATGAGACCAGCAGTCGATATGATACATTTAGTAACGCAGGGTTGTTGGAATATCCGCAATACACCAGACCTCGGGAATTTCGGGGGATGGCAGTTCCTGAGGTCTTATTGAGTGGTGACCATCAGGCCATTGCGGCCTGGCGACATGAGCAAAGTGTGAAACGGACGGCCGAACGTCGAGCAGATCTGCTCGACAAATCGCAGGCTACAAAGAAAACGGTTCAACCGGGGAGTTCCTGA
- the rpsP gene encoding 30S ribosomal protein S16 — protein sequence MDQRKPRDGKAIEEVGFYDTSIPDKSQRINLKMDRIDYWLSVGAQPSEKVNALIRKVKKGTFGEAAAPPPMTAPKAPEPEAAGEQAESADQAAEETTEAAE from the coding sequence ATGGATCAGCGCAAACCACGCGACGGCAAAGCCATAGAAGAAGTTGGTTTTTACGACACTTCCATTCCGGATAAGTCACAGCGCATCAACCTGAAAATGGATCGCATCGATTATTGGCTTTCGGTTGGTGCTCAGCCATCTGAGAAGGTCAATGCGCTGATCAGAAAAGTCAAAAAAGGAACATTTGGTGAGGCTGCGGCGCCGCCACCGATGACGGCACCGAAAGCGCCGGAGCCGGAGGCAGCGGGCGAGCAGGCTGAGTCCGCGGATCAGGCAGCAGAAGAAACGACCGAAGCGGCAGAGTGA